One Aegilops tauschii subsp. strangulata cultivar AL8/78 chromosome 7, Aet v6.0, whole genome shotgun sequence genomic window carries:
- the LOC141027331 gene encoding uncharacterized protein, which produces MAATLNNLYGDNLFDALVALRLPAVTPENVHLEVALAAHRSYEQIVKSSNALQSKEEGLTASEYYRKIRGFADAMASIGKTLNDEEVLGCILAGLGPEFEPLVASVTARDDYISLSSFYALLLNAELRHEQQFSFGEIHSSANVAPCNSDGRDAGRGNQGGQPEDQRERSGNTANTGSYIIDTDWYTDTGATGHLTSDLDRLAIHERYGGKDKVHVANGAGLSNEVGSCSRYCTIATLRITVAYGPDVSLDAPYRWACITNADVRA; this is translated from the exons ATGGCCGCCACCCTCAACaacctctatggtgacaacctctttgACGCACTGGTCGCCCTGCGTCTGCCCGCTGTcacgccggagaatgtccacctcgaggtcgcgctcgccgcgcatcGCTCCTACgagcaaatc GTAAAGTCAAGCAATG CTCTCCAATCTAAAGAAGAAGGCCTCACCGCCTCGGAGTACTACCGCAAGATACGGGGCTTCGCCGACGCCATGGCGTCCATCGGCAAGACACTCAATGATGAAGAGGTGCTTGGCTGCATACTCGCCGGACTAGGTCCCGAGTTTGAGCCTTTGGTCGCGTCAGTCACGGCGCGCGACGACTACATCAGCCTCAGTAGCTTCTACGCGCTCCTCCTCAACGCTGAACTCCGCCATGAGCAGCAGTTCTCCTTCGGCGAGATCCACTCCTCGGCCAACGTAGCCCCCTGCAATTCTGATGGTCGCGATGCTGGCCGTGGCAACCAGGGTGGACAG CCTGAAGATCAGCGCGAGCGCTCTGGCAACACCGCCAACACGGGCTCCTACATCATCGACACCGACTGGTACACGGACACAGGGGCGACCGGCCACCTGACGAGCGATCTTGATCGCCTTGCCATCCACGAGCGCTACGGTGGGAAGGACAAGGTGCACGTCGCGAACGGAGCAG GACTGAGCAATGAAGTGGGTTCTTGTTCGCG GTACTGCACCATCGCCACCCTCCGTATCACCGTCGCCTACGGGCCCGACGTCTCGCTAGATGCACCATACAGATGGGCCTGCATCACCAACGCCGACGTCCGAGCCTGA